The following are encoded in a window of Bacillus sp. SORGH_AS_0510 genomic DNA:
- a CDS encoding LysM peptidoglycan-binding domain-containing protein → MNKEEPYRDQAERLKQRIQKINETVEEFGDDLPPREQVHRQKKKKTKWKLRFPVIRLLVVCFILLPIIIFSVISNRDNGKKIMGSEKATTESVGYETINLKNNENDDSNNESKKLEESKQVDTNVNSTEEKGEDSVVGETYNQNSQTNTPSQPASTNSVSTEQQQTDKNSSTPIETKKTEPTTKIIYHKVKAGEGLYRISMNYYHSQEGIEIIKKANHLTSENLYAGQVLKIPLNN, encoded by the coding sequence ATGAATAAAGAAGAACCATACAGGGACCAAGCGGAAAGGTTAAAACAGCGTATTCAAAAAATAAATGAAACAGTAGAAGAATTTGGTGATGACTTACCGCCTAGAGAGCAGGTCCATCGTCAAAAGAAGAAAAAAACCAAGTGGAAGCTTAGATTTCCAGTCATTCGTCTTTTGGTTGTTTGCTTTATCCTCTTACCAATAATCATCTTCAGCGTTATATCCAACCGTGATAACGGTAAAAAAATAATGGGGTCAGAAAAAGCTACTACTGAATCCGTTGGGTATGAAACGATTAATCTTAAAAATAATGAAAATGATGATAGTAATAATGAATCCAAAAAGCTAGAAGAAAGTAAACAAGTGGATACTAATGTAAATAGTACGGAGGAGAAAGGTGAGGATTCTGTCGTTGGAGAAACTTATAATCAAAACAGCCAGACAAATACTCCAAGTCAGCCTGCTAGTACAAATTCAGTTTCGACTGAACAGCAACAAACCGATAAAAACAGTAGTACTCCAATAGAGACTAAAAAAACAGAACCTACCACAAAAATTATATATCATAAGGTTAAAGCTGGAGAGGGCTTGTACCGAATTTCAATGAATTATTACCACTCTCAAGAAGGCATTGAAATAATAAAGAAGGCAAATCATTTAACTAGTGAAAATCTTTATGCTGGTCAAGTCTTAAAAATTCCTTTAAACAACTAA
- a CDS encoding DUF2663 family protein codes for MDSPIQVIEHTDQATKQMLENVRKRKKKFDDTKRWHYFSIYLTLTFALIFITYFYMTIYEHFSYSFLAVLSATINDTYSVYLLSIVLIGLGAMNLLKQQKDKKEKEYQELRCEIVDRSKDLWKKEEEWKNRHVVFEMMKKKYDINLYHEKK; via the coding sequence ATGGATTCTCCGATCCAAGTCATAGAACATACTGACCAAGCAACCAAACAAATGTTAGAAAACGTAAGAAAGCGGAAAAAAAAGTTTGATGATACGAAACGCTGGCATTATTTTTCGATATATTTAACCCTTACCTTTGCATTAATTTTTATTACTTATTTTTATATGACCATATATGAGCATTTTTCTTACTCGTTTTTAGCTGTATTATCTGCAACAATAAATGATACATATAGTGTGTATCTCTTATCAATTGTGCTCATTGGACTTGGGGCGATGAATTTGTTGAAACAGCAAAAAGATAAAAAGGAAAAGGAATATCAGGAGCTAAGATGTGAGATTGTGGATCGGAGCAAGGACTTATGGAAAAAAGAAGAGGAATGGAAGAATCGTCATGTAGTGTTTGAAATGATGAAAAAGAAATACGATATTAATCTATATCACGAAAAAAAATAA
- the cotJC gene encoding spore coat protein CotJC translates to MWIYEKKLQYPVRVSTCNPTLAKYLIEQYGGADGELAAALRYLNQRYTIPDKVIGLLTDIGTEEFAHLEMIATMVYKLTKDATPEQLKAAGLGEHYVDHDSALYYHNAAGVPWTATYITAKGDPIADLYEDIAAEEKARATYQWLINISDDPDINDSLRFLREREIVHSLRFREAVEILKEERDKKKFF, encoded by the coding sequence ATGTGGATTTACGAAAAAAAACTGCAATATCCTGTTCGTGTCAGTACGTGTAACCCAACATTAGCAAAATATTTAATTGAGCAGTATGGAGGTGCAGATGGAGAACTTGCAGCTGCACTCCGGTATTTAAACCAAAGATATACAATTCCTGATAAGGTAATTGGGCTCCTTACTGATATCGGCACGGAAGAATTCGCTCACCTCGAGATGATTGCCACTATGGTTTATAAATTAACAAAAGATGCAACTCCAGAACAATTAAAAGCAGCTGGATTAGGTGAACATTATGTGGACCATGACAGCGCTTTATACTATCATAATGCAGCAGGAGTACCATGGACAGCAACTTATATTACAGCAAAAGGTGACCCTATTGCAGACCTGTATGAGGATATTGCTGCAGAAGAAAAAGCTCGCGCTACTTATCAATGGCTAATAAATATTAGCGACGATCCTGATATTAATGATAGTCTTCGTTTTTTACGAGAACGTGAGATTGTTCATTCCCTTCGTTTCCGTGAAGCTGTGGAAATACTAAAAGAAGAACGCGACAAGAAAAAATTCTTTTAA
- a CDS encoding spore coat protein CotJB, whose protein sequence is MTQLPAEYYQLMEQLQAVDFVLVELTLYLDTHNDDLEAINQFNHYAKERKRLKKAFESQFGPLLQYGNSYSAYPWNWDDTPWPWQV, encoded by the coding sequence ATGACCCAGTTGCCTGCTGAATATTATCAATTAATGGAACAACTCCAAGCAGTTGACTTTGTTTTAGTCGAACTAACCCTTTACTTAGACACACATAATGACGACCTTGAAGCAATTAACCAATTTAATCATTACGCTAAAGAAAGAAAACGATTGAAAAAAGCTTTTGAAAGTCAATTTGGTCCACTATTACAATACGGAAACAGTTACTCAGCCTATCCATGGAATTGGGACGATACACCATGGCCTTGGCAAGTATAA
- a CDS encoding spore coat associated protein CotJA codes for MNTHFKTYHPYASPYDPCNPILEKTYSTPPHLYMGFQPPNLPQFSPLEALRAGTLWKDLYDPYFNAREKEQGGLPT; via the coding sequence ATGAATACTCATTTTAAAACTTACCATCCTTACGCGAGTCCTTATGACCCTTGCAATCCAATACTTGAAAAAACCTATTCCACCCCACCTCATTTATATATGGGATTCCAACCACCAAATCTTCCACAATTTTCTCCACTAGAAGCACTTAGAGCTGGAACCTTATGGAAAGATCTTTATGACCCTTACTTTAATGCAAGAGAAAAAGAGCAAGGGGGTTTACCAACATGA
- a CDS encoding CBS domain-containing protein — MFVKNIMIPKHECFTAQEDVTLKDALEMLETHQIDGLPVLRGDEYLGVTTRYNIYESYFLSNKDKEEYLNTTCVKDVLSHQGKFLQGGEIYEKTLIDLKDFPLMAVVDLNKKFLGVVTRSDVISSFESAFGVNRPGVRIAFTSVETEGRIARLSEIAHHFHEHIISLVTFDETDKLVRRIVMKIEKKDNIDKFTKKLEEHGFRILSIQEI, encoded by the coding sequence TTGTTCGTAAAAAATATAATGATACCAAAGCATGAGTGTTTTACTGCACAGGAAGATGTGACATTGAAAGATGCTCTGGAAATGTTAGAAACGCATCAAATTGACGGTTTACCCGTTTTACGTGGGGATGAATATTTAGGAGTTACGACTCGATATAATATCTATGAAAGCTACTTCCTATCAAATAAAGATAAAGAAGAGTATTTAAACACAACTTGTGTGAAAGATGTTCTATCCCATCAAGGTAAATTTCTACAAGGTGGAGAAATCTATGAGAAAACTCTAATTGATCTTAAGGACTTCCCTTTGATGGCAGTAGTGGATCTAAATAAAAAGTTTCTCGGTGTGGTTACACGTTCTGATGTTATAAGTTCATTTGAAAGTGCTTTTGGTGTAAATCGTCCTGGTGTTAGAATTGCATTTACCTCAGTGGAGACTGAAGGACGAATTGCGAGACTATCTGAAATTGCCCATCACTTCCATGAACATATCATTTCACTCGTAACGTTTGATGAAACAGATAAACTAGTGAGAAGAATCGTAATGAAAATTGAAAAGAAGGATAACATTGATAAGTTTACGAAGAAGCTCGAGGAACATGGCTTCAGAATTTTAAGTATCCAAGAAATCTAA
- a CDS encoding metallophosphoesterase: protein MIISLVALGTLGACLLAYMVREAFQNRVLRHELYFQDFPESLGKVSLFFISDIHKRTISDSIIKEVMGKADFVVIGGDLTEKGVPFDRVKANLLKLKQLGPVYFVWGNNDYEVDYHELDAILLDVGIKVLDNTAVTFESRLGEKLCLLGVDDLNQNRDRLDYALQDADENSFKILACHYPNIIEKLLPEYGIRLVLCGHTHGGQIHILGYSPYEKGGIKQFGHTTLFISNGYGTTALPLRLGAPAETHLITLSKGN from the coding sequence ATGATTATTTCTTTGGTTGCCCTAGGTACCCTAGGGGCATGCCTGCTTGCATATATGGTACGGGAAGCTTTTCAAAACAGAGTTTTGAGGCACGAATTGTATTTTCAAGACTTTCCAGAATCCTTAGGAAAGGTTTCACTCTTTTTTATTTCGGATATACACAAGAGAACGATCTCAGACTCTATTATTAAAGAGGTTATGGGAAAAGCAGATTTTGTGGTAATTGGTGGTGACTTAACAGAAAAAGGAGTTCCTTTTGATAGGGTAAAAGCTAACCTTTTGAAGTTAAAGCAACTAGGGCCAGTATATTTTGTTTGGGGTAATAATGATTATGAAGTGGATTACCATGAATTAGATGCGATTCTGTTAGATGTAGGTATTAAAGTGTTAGATAATACTGCTGTCACTTTTGAATCAAGATTAGGAGAGAAGTTGTGTCTATTGGGTGTTGATGATCTTAATCAAAATAGAGACCGGTTAGATTACGCTCTTCAGGATGCAGATGAAAATAGTTTTAAAATATTAGCTTGTCATTATCCAAATATCATCGAGAAGCTCCTTCCTGAGTATGGTATTAGGTTAGTGTTATGTGGGCATACCCATGGGGGGCAAATACATATATTAGGATATAGTCCATACGAAAAAGGCGGCATTAAACAGTTTGGGCATACCACACTCTTCATAAGTAACGGTTATGGAACGACTGCTTTGCCATTAAGATTAGGAGCGCCTGCTGAGACTCATCTTATTACATTAAGTAAAGGTAATTAA
- a CDS encoding genetic competence negative regulator gives MRLERLTANKIKIFLTSDDLFERGLSKEDIWKDSSKWNQLFHDMLEEASEEFDVDIQGSVAVEIFSLQAQGMILIITVDEVKDDDDLLYDGYIEMQVRLEGCEDLLYEFKEFEDIIGLTQRLALADIKGGSLYAWHNRYYLVMDQVEAPKKEIAACILSEFGNPSIVSTHVLAEYGKQIIEDTAVETIIHYFK, from the coding sequence ATGCGCTTAGAACGCTTAACGGCCAATAAAATAAAGATTTTTTTAACCTCTGACGATTTATTCGAAAGAGGTCTTTCAAAAGAAGACATATGGAAGGACTCAAGCAAATGGAATCAACTCTTCCACGATATGCTGGAAGAAGCAAGTGAGGAGTTTGATGTGGATATACAAGGCTCTGTAGCAGTAGAGATTTTCTCCCTTCAGGCTCAAGGTATGATATTGATTATTACTGTTGATGAGGTAAAAGATGATGATGATTTATTATATGACGGGTATATAGAAATGCAGGTTCGGCTGGAAGGCTGTGAGGACCTATTATATGAGTTTAAAGAATTTGAGGATATAATTGGTCTTACACAAAGATTAGCCCTTGCAGATATTAAGGGAGGAAGCCTATATGCATGGCATAACCGTTATTATCTAGTAATGGACCAGGTGGAGGCACCGAAGAAAGAAATTGCAGCCTGCATATTATCAGAATTTGGGAATCCCTCTATCGTAAGTACACATGTGTTGGCCGAGTATGGAAAACAAATCATTGAAGATACAGCTGTGGAAACTATAATCCACTATTTTAAATAA
- a CDS encoding Glu/Leu/Phe/Val dehydrogenase: MVAEKANEKTNQEGNHDVLKSTQTVIHKALEKLGYPEEVYELLKEPLRMMTVKIPVRMDDGSIKIFTGYRAQHNDAVGPTKGGIRFHPGVTETEVKALSIWMSLKCGIVDLPYGGGKGGIVCDPRDMSFRELERLSRGYVRAISQIVGPTKDIPAPDVFTNSQIMAWMMDEYSRIDEFNSPGFITGKPLVLGGSHGRESATAKGVTICIREAAKKKGIQIEGAKVVVQGFGNAGSYLAKFMHDAGALVVGISDAYGALYDPNGLDIDYLLDRRDSFGTVTKLFNNTITNKELLELECDILVPAAIENQITAENAHNIRAGIVVEAANGPTTLEATEILTERGILLVPDVLASAGGVTVSYFEWVQNNQGYYWSEEEVEEKLEKVMVKSFKSIYDTAQTRRVDMRLAAYMVGVRKMAEASRFRGWI; encoded by the coding sequence ATGGTAGCTGAGAAAGCTAATGAAAAAACTAATCAAGAGGGAAATCATGATGTTTTAAAATCAACTCAGACGGTTATACATAAGGCCCTTGAAAAGTTAGGTTATCCTGAAGAAGTATATGAACTCTTGAAAGAACCGTTGCGCATGATGACAGTAAAAATTCCAGTTAGAATGGACGACGGTTCTATTAAAATATTTACTGGCTATCGTGCACAGCATAATGATGCAGTTGGACCAACCAAAGGTGGGATTCGATTTCATCCTGGAGTAACTGAAACAGAGGTGAAAGCCCTTTCCATTTGGATGAGTTTAAAATGTGGAATAGTTGACCTTCCATATGGTGGAGGTAAGGGTGGTATCGTTTGTGATCCACGTGATATGTCCTTCAGAGAACTTGAAAGATTAAGCCGTGGATATGTACGAGCAATCAGCCAAATTGTTGGGCCAACAAAAGATATTCCAGCTCCAGACGTGTTTACGAATTCGCAAATTATGGCTTGGATGATGGATGAATACAGCCGAATCGATGAATTTAACTCCCCTGGTTTTATTACAGGTAAACCGCTTGTACTAGGTGGATCACATGGACGTGAATCTGCAACTGCAAAAGGGGTTACTATTTGTATACGTGAGGCGGCTAAAAAGAAAGGTATCCAAATTGAAGGTGCTAAGGTAGTTGTCCAAGGTTTTGGAAATGCTGGAAGTTACCTGGCAAAATTCATGCATGATGCCGGAGCCCTTGTAGTTGGTATTTCTGATGCTTATGGAGCATTATACGATCCAAATGGTTTGGATATAGATTATCTCTTAGATAGACGCGATAGCTTTGGTACGGTTACAAAATTATTCAATAATACCATAACAAATAAAGAATTGCTTGAGCTTGAATGTGATATCCTTGTTCCGGCTGCTATCGAAAATCAAATTACTGCTGAAAATGCTCATAACATCCGTGCAGGCATTGTAGTAGAAGCTGCAAACGGTCCAACGACTCTGGAAGCTACGGAAATTCTTACCGAACGTGGAATTTTACTTGTCCCTGACGTCCTTGCATCAGCAGGTGGTGTAACAGTCTCTTACTTTGAGTGGGTTCAAAATAACCAAGGATATTACTGGTCAGAGGAAGAAGTAGAAGAAAAACTTGAAAAAGTTATGGTTAAATCCTTTAAAAGTATTTATGATACAGCTCAAACCCGTCGTGTAGATATGCGTCTTGCCGCTTATATGGTTGGGGTTCGAAAAATGGCTGAAGCAAGCCGCTTCAGAGGTTGGATCTAA
- a CDS encoding YpdA family putative bacillithiol disulfide reductase, which yields MELEDIIIIGGGPCGLAAAISLQEIGKKPLIIEKGNLVNSIYHYPTHQTFFSTSEKLEIGEVPFVTDTYKPKRNQALVYYREVAKRKQLRIHSFETVTKVLKDGEFFQVETSKATYSARYVVVATGYYDHPNYMNVPGEDLPKVFHYFKEAHPYYDKDVCVIGGKNSSVDAAIELVKAGARVTVLYRGESYSPSIKPWILPEFESLVKNGIVKMEFQAHVKEISENHLVYIKDVKENTIPNDFVFAMTGYHPDHLFLKKMGVQIDEETGRPIINQETMETNIDGIYIAGVIAAGNNANEIFIENGRFHGGQIASSIVEKEAKG from the coding sequence TTGGAATTAGAAGACATCATTATTATTGGTGGAGGCCCATGTGGATTAGCTGCTGCTATCTCCCTTCAAGAAATTGGGAAAAAACCATTAATCATTGAAAAGGGGAATCTAGTCAATTCCATTTATCATTACCCGACACATCAAACCTTTTTTAGTACAAGTGAAAAATTAGAGATTGGTGAAGTCCCCTTCGTAACGGACACCTATAAGCCCAAAAGAAATCAAGCGCTTGTATACTATCGGGAGGTTGCCAAGCGGAAACAATTACGGATTCATTCATTTGAGACCGTCACTAAAGTTTTAAAGGATGGAGAATTTTTTCAAGTTGAAACAAGTAAAGCGACGTACAGTGCGCGTTACGTCGTCGTAGCAACAGGTTATTATGACCATCCGAATTATATGAATGTACCAGGTGAAGACCTTCCAAAGGTTTTTCATTATTTTAAGGAAGCACATCCATACTATGACAAAGATGTATGTGTTATTGGAGGGAAAAACTCCAGTGTTGACGCTGCAATCGAGCTAGTAAAAGCAGGTGCAAGGGTTACTGTTTTATACCGAGGAGAGAGTTACTCTCCAAGTATTAAACCATGGATTCTTCCTGAATTTGAATCTTTAGTTAAAAACGGTATCGTTAAGATGGAGTTTCAGGCTCATGTGAAAGAAATTTCGGAGAATCATCTTGTTTATATAAAGGATGTTAAGGAAAATACAATTCCTAATGATTTTGTATTTGCTATGACAGGATATCATCCAGACCATCTATTCTTGAAGAAAATGGGTGTTCAAATTGATGAGGAAACTGGTCGTCCAATCATTAATCAAGAAACAATGGAAACAAATATTGATGGGATCTATATCGCAGGTGTTATTGCTGCAGGAAATAATGCCAATGAAATCTTTATTGAAAATGGTAGATTTCATGGAGGTCAAATTGCAAGTTCAATTGTAGAAAAAGAAGCCAAAGGGTGA
- a CDS encoding asparaginase, whose amino-acid sequence MKKVVLLTTGGTIASKPNKDSGKLASGAITGEELASMCNLPNDIEVIVESVFQKASIHITFDDLIVLKNKIEEYFKDETVSGVVVTHGTDTMEETAYFLDLTIDDSRSVVVTGSQRSPEDLGSDVYINMRHAIYTACSHDLHDAGTVVVFNERIFAARYVKKEHASNIQGFNAFGFGYLGIIDNDQVHVFQKPIKREYFNIQSAVPQVEIIKCYIGADGKFIKAAREAGVAGIVLEGVGRGQVAPQMMEEIEKSIAEGIKLVITTSAEEGAVYTTYDYEGSAYDLYKKGVILGSDNDSKKARIKLAVAMASGLKDIHF is encoded by the coding sequence ATGAAAAAGGTGGTTTTATTAACAACTGGTGGGACAATTGCAAGTAAGCCAAATAAGGATTCAGGAAAATTAGCTTCAGGTGCAATTACAGGTGAAGAACTAGCTTCGATGTGTAATTTACCAAATGATATTGAGGTGATAGTAGAGTCTGTCTTCCAAAAAGCTAGTATTCATATTACTTTTGACGATTTAATTGTCCTAAAGAATAAAATTGAGGAATATTTTAAAGATGAAACAGTTTCTGGTGTAGTCGTTACACATGGAACGGATACAATGGAAGAAACAGCCTATTTCCTTGATTTAACCATTGATGATTCCAGGTCTGTTGTTGTAACCGGGTCACAGCGTTCTCCTGAGGACTTAGGAAGCGATGTATATATTAATATGAGGCACGCTATTTATACTGCTTGTTCCCATGATTTACATGATGCAGGAACTGTTGTAGTTTTTAATGAACGAATTTTTGCAGCGAGATATGTAAAGAAAGAACATGCATCAAATATTCAAGGATTCAATGCATTTGGTTTTGGTTATTTAGGAATCATTGATAATGATCAAGTTCATGTGTTCCAAAAACCAATTAAGCGAGAATATTTTAATATTCAATCCGCTGTTCCTCAGGTTGAAATCATTAAATGCTACATTGGAGCAGATGGGAAGTTTATTAAGGCTGCGCGAGAAGCAGGGGTTGCGGGAATTGTCCTTGAAGGAGTAGGACGTGGTCAAGTGGCCCCACAGATGATGGAAGAAATAGAAAAATCAATTGCAGAGGGTATTAAGTTAGTGATTACAACAAGTGCAGAAGAAGGCGCAGTGTATACCACTTATGATTATGAAGGTAGTGCCTATGACCTTTATAAAAAAGGAGTAATCCTTGGCAGTGACAATGATTCGAAAAAGGCAAGAATTAAATTGGCAGTCGCCATGGCAAGTGGATTGAAAGATATTCATTTTTAA
- the prsW gene encoding glutamic-type intramembrane protease PrsW: MLGILSAGIAPGLALLSYFYLKDEYDSEPISFVLRTFLYGALLVFPIMFIQHVLETEHLLKSDLINAFLSSSLLEEFFKWFIIFYAVYQHVEFDEPFDGIVYGVAVSLGFATVENIFYLLANGIEHAVTRALLPVSSHALFGVIMGFYIGKAKFTEGNKVKWVILSLLLPFLLHGSYDFILISQEHWLFIIFPFMIFLWWFGLRKVKKAKILSATHMKKQYSVQKTLHP; encoded by the coding sequence ATGCTTGGAATATTATCAGCCGGGATTGCACCCGGACTGGCCTTACTAAGTTATTTTTATTTAAAAGATGAATACGACTCAGAGCCGATCTCGTTTGTTCTTCGGACTTTTTTATATGGAGCACTTCTTGTGTTTCCTATTATGTTTATTCAACATGTGCTTGAAACAGAGCACTTATTAAAATCTGATTTAATTAATGCCTTTTTAAGTTCAAGTCTACTTGAAGAATTTTTTAAATGGTTCATCATTTTTTATGCAGTATACCAACATGTCGAATTTGACGAACCGTTTGATGGGATTGTTTATGGTGTTGCCGTTTCTCTAGGATTTGCTACCGTAGAAAATATTTTCTATCTTTTGGCAAACGGGATTGAGCATGCAGTCACCCGTGCTCTTCTTCCAGTTTCTAGTCATGCTCTTTTTGGGGTTATTATGGGCTTTTATATTGGGAAGGCCAAGTTTACAGAAGGAAATAAAGTAAAATGGGTGATTCTGTCGCTATTATTGCCTTTTCTTCTTCATGGATCTTACGATTTTATTTTAATTTCTCAAGAACATTGGCTGTTTATTATTTTTCCATTCATGATTTTCCTATGGTGGTTTGGATTAAGGAAAGTGAAAAAAGCAAAAATTCTAAGTGCTACACATATGAAAAAACAATATTCAGTTCAGAAAACCCTTCATCCCTGA
- the sleB gene encoding spore cortex-lytic enzyme: protein MPFSIMVNQRVQAFSNQVIQKGAVGDDVIELQSRLQYIGYYNGKIDGVFGWSTYWALRNFQYEFGLPIDGLAGAETKVKLAKASKYNEQFVKKQINSGKKFSHYGGVDLSKQKAPNSNAPTKKAPANKTPAKAPTNNATSKAPAPKAAAPKAAAPKKPTAANTPNGFSQNDIRLMANAVHGESRGEPYIGQVAVAAVILNRVNSSTFPNTVSGVIFEPGAFTAVADGQIWLTPNESSKKAVMDAINGWDPTGEALYYFNPDTATSGWIWGRPQIKRIGKHIFCK, encoded by the coding sequence ATGCCATTTTCAATTATGGTTAATCAGAGGGTCCAGGCTTTTTCCAATCAGGTTATTCAAAAAGGAGCTGTTGGAGATGATGTCATTGAGTTGCAATCCAGGCTTCAATATATTGGCTACTATAATGGGAAAATTGATGGGGTATTTGGATGGAGTACATATTGGGCTTTAAGAAACTTTCAATATGAATTCGGGTTACCAATTGATGGGTTGGCTGGAGCTGAAACCAAAGTCAAACTTGCTAAAGCTAGTAAATACAATGAGCAATTTGTTAAGAAGCAAATCAACAGTGGGAAAAAGTTTTCCCATTATGGTGGAGTGGATTTAAGTAAGCAAAAAGCACCAAATTCAAACGCACCGACAAAAAAGGCTCCAGCAAACAAAACACCTGCTAAGGCCCCAACAAATAATGCAACATCTAAGGCACCTGCACCTAAAGCGGCAGCACCCAAGGCAGCGGCACCTAAAAAACCTACTGCAGCCAATACGCCAAATGGCTTTTCACAAAACGATATTAGGTTAATGGCGAATGCTGTACACGGAGAATCAAGGGGAGAGCCTTACATCGGTCAAGTTGCTGTAGCGGCTGTAATCCTAAACAGGGTCAATAGTTCAACATTCCCAAACACTGTTTCTGGTGTGATATTTGAGCCAGGGGCATTCACTGCCGTAGCTGATGGGCAAATTTGGTTAACTCCAAATGAAAGTTCGAAGAAAGCTGTTATGGATGCAATAAATGGATGGGACCCAACGGGTGAAGCGTTATACTATTTTAACCCAGACACGGCTACGAGTGGATGGATTTGGGGGAGACCTCAAATTAAGCGAATCGGGAAACATATTTTCTGTAAGTAG
- the ypeB gene encoding germination protein YpeB, with amino-acid sequence MIRGILIGILVIGVAGTAYWGYQEHQEKNAILLNAENNYQRAFHELTYQVDLLHDKIGTTLAMNSRNSLSPSLADVWRITSEAHSDVGQLPLTLLPFNKTEEFLAKIGDFSYRTAVRDLDKEPLSNEEYNTLKKLYKQSGDIQDELRSVQHMVLKNNLRWMDVELALASGKEKTDNTIIDGFKAVEKTVTGYDESDLGPSFANMQLKDENFKKIKGKTITRDEAVKIAKKYMKFDGNAVVKVTENGKGSNYGFYSVSIKNKQTGQESSMDITKKAGHPIWFINNRDIKKQVISLNDAGNKAAAFLKETGFENLEVFESTQYDNIGVLNFVTNINGVRIYPEAVKIKVALDNGDIIGVSADEYLKSFQTRKIEKPSITMEQARSKVNPNLKVMEDRQAMIVNDLNQEVLCYEFLGTLGNDTYRIFINAKSGVEEEVEKLNNAEAVYEDVL; translated from the coding sequence TTGATTAGAGGAATTTTAATAGGAATACTCGTCATAGGAGTAGCGGGAACAGCATATTGGGGGTACCAAGAGCATCAAGAGAAAAATGCAATTCTTTTAAATGCAGAAAATAACTATCAACGAGCATTTCACGAACTTACCTATCAAGTTGACTTATTGCATGATAAAATCGGAACGACTTTAGCTATGAATTCTAGAAATTCTCTCTCCCCGTCATTAGCAGATGTATGGAGAATAACTTCAGAAGCACATAGTGATGTTGGTCAACTTCCGTTAACCTTACTTCCGTTTAATAAAACAGAAGAATTCTTAGCGAAAATCGGCGATTTTAGTTATCGAACAGCCGTAAGAGATTTGGATAAGGAACCTTTGTCGAATGAGGAATATAATACTCTAAAGAAGTTGTATAAACAGTCAGGTGATATTCAAGACGAACTTAGAAGTGTTCAGCACATGGTTTTGAAAAACAATCTTCGTTGGATGGATGTTGAACTAGCATTGGCTTCTGGAAAAGAAAAGACCGATAATACGATTATTGATGGATTTAAAGCGGTTGAAAAAACTGTAACAGGATATGATGAATCAGATCTAGGGCCTTCCTTTGCTAACATGCAACTAAAGGATGAAAATTTTAAGAAAATAAAAGGTAAAACTATTACACGTGATGAGGCAGTGAAAATAGCCAAAAAGTATATGAAATTTGATGGGAATGCAGTTGTTAAGGTAACTGAGAACGGGAAAGGCTCGAATTATGGTTTTTACAGTGTTTCTATAAAAAATAAACAAACCGGTCAAGAATCTAGTATGGATATTACTAAAAAGGCTGGGCATCCAATTTGGTTTATTAATAACAGGGACATTAAAAAGCAAGTTATAAGTTTGAATGATGCTGGTAATAAAGCGGCTGCTTTTTTAAAGGAAACCGGGTTTGAAAATCTAGAGGTATTTGAAAGTACTCAATATGATAATATTGGTGTATTAAACTTTGTGACAAATATTAATGGGGTTAGAATTTACCCTGAGGCTGTAAAGATAAAAGTTGCCTTGGACAATGGCGATATCATTGGTGTATCTGCCGATGAATATTTAAAGTCATTCCAAACCAGGAAAATTGAGAAACCATCTATAACAATGGAACAAGCCCGCAGCAAGGTAAATCCAAATTTAAAGGTTATGGAAGACAGGCAGGCTATGATTGTCAATGACCTTAATCAGGAAGTGTTGTGCTATGAGTTCCTTGGAACACTTGGAAACGATACGTATCGGATTTTTATAAATGCAAAGAGTGGGGTAGAAGAAGAAGTAGAAAAGTTAAATAATGCGGAGGCAGTCTACGAGGATGTTCTATGA